One part of the Ruegeria sp. AD91A genome encodes these proteins:
- a CDS encoding PDR/VanB family oxidoreductase — MDTQVARLVRKTQLSPDTSDFCFEVENGRFTGLQPGAHVDVHLADDLVRQYSLWSWSQDGRLINVAVKRDDAGRGGSVAMHALQDGSMVEIGGPRNHFKLESHDRHVTLIAGGIGATPLVAMARELMNRGQDFRVYYLVRSREYAAMDAQFRTLGLDEWYHLHCDDTDGQFDLASVMQSMPMGADVYTCGPEPMLNAVLEASASLRGGAIHFERFAAASDIEHDTNAEFQVEIQSTGAIYPVGKEETILEVLQNNGVQVDFGCSEGLCGSCIVDVVSGKVDHRDGILTPQEQESHEFLCTCVSRAKSEKLVLKL; from the coding sequence ATGGATACACAAGTTGCTCGCCTCGTGCGCAAAACACAGCTGAGCCCGGACACGTCCGATTTTTGCTTTGAGGTCGAAAACGGCCGCTTCACGGGCCTTCAACCCGGGGCACATGTCGATGTTCATCTGGCCGATGATCTGGTGCGGCAGTATTCACTATGGAGCTGGAGCCAAGACGGTCGCTTGATCAATGTCGCCGTCAAACGTGACGACGCAGGGCGTGGCGGCTCGGTGGCGATGCACGCGTTGCAAGATGGGTCGATGGTCGAAATCGGCGGGCCGCGAAATCACTTCAAACTCGAAAGCCATGATCGGCACGTCACGTTGATTGCAGGCGGCATTGGGGCGACGCCGCTGGTGGCAATGGCGCGGGAATTGATGAACCGAGGGCAGGATTTTCGGGTCTATTACCTGGTACGGTCAAGGGAATATGCCGCGATGGATGCGCAGTTCCGAACGCTTGGATTGGATGAATGGTATCATTTGCACTGCGATGACACCGACGGTCAGTTTGATTTGGCATCGGTCATGCAATCGATGCCGATGGGTGCGGATGTGTATACCTGCGGACCTGAACCGATGCTGAATGCTGTTCTTGAAGCAAGTGCATCCTTGCGCGGCGGTGCAATCCATTTTGAAAGATTTGCAGCCGCATCTGATATCGAGCACGACACAAACGCCGAATTCCAGGTCGAAATTCAGTCAACCGGCGCGATCTACCCGGTCGGCAAAGAGGAGACCATTCTCGAAGTATTGCAAAACAACGGCGTGCAGGTCGATTTCGGCTGTTCCGAAGGGTTGTGCGGGTCCTGCATCGTTGACGTGGTGTCAGGAAAGGTCGACCACCGCGACGGAATACTCACACCGCAAGAACAG
- a CDS encoding LysR substrate-binding domain-containing protein, producing MSRRHYNLPPLTTLSAFEAAARHLSFKEAAGELSVTPGAVSHQIKALEGELGSALFVRKHRGVELTEDGQDLFEVLGSSFRQISKVLEKIRSGDSENPVTVGSTTAVAALWLSPSVIRFWQDYPYVKVNQMAQDKPFSDRPDIDFFIRYGRDVNSQLNHTKLYRDTLTPVCSPEMALELKGASLEDLVERRLIHLETQDNTWTTWPSWFHDVGYTGVVPVQSRVNSYALALQLARKGAGLALGWKRLIQPMLTSGKLVALEEFSIPAPNNFYLVGRPDDQLTEGALALKNWLLDELSGSSV from the coding sequence ATGTCACGACGCCACTACAATCTTCCTCCGCTCACGACATTGTCGGCCTTTGAGGCCGCTGCCCGGCATCTCAGCTTCAAAGAAGCTGCAGGTGAACTGTCCGTTACGCCGGGTGCTGTCAGCCACCAGATAAAAGCGCTGGAAGGCGAATTGGGTTCAGCGTTGTTTGTCAGAAAGCACCGGGGCGTGGAACTGACCGAGGATGGTCAGGACCTGTTCGAAGTTCTCGGTTCGTCGTTCCGGCAGATATCGAAGGTGCTTGAAAAGATACGAAGCGGTGATTCAGAGAATCCGGTGACGGTCGGGTCCACTACCGCTGTGGCGGCATTGTGGCTTTCTCCTTCGGTCATCCGGTTCTGGCAGGACTATCCGTACGTCAAAGTGAACCAGATGGCGCAAGACAAGCCATTCTCGGACAGACCGGATATCGACTTTTTCATCCGCTACGGCCGTGACGTGAACTCGCAGCTGAACCATACCAAACTGTACCGTGATACTTTGACGCCAGTCTGTAGCCCCGAGATGGCCTTGGAACTGAAGGGGGCAAGCCTGGAAGATCTGGTCGAGCGTCGCCTGATCCACCTTGAAACGCAGGACAACACCTGGACCACCTGGCCATCTTGGTTTCACGACGTTGGATACACCGGAGTTGTACCGGTGCAGTCGCGCGTGAACAGCTATGCGTTGGCGTTGCAGTTGGCCCGCAAAGGGGCTGGACTTGCATTGGGGTGGAAACGCTTGATCCAACCCATGTTGACCTCGGGAAAACTTGTTGCGTTGGAAGAATTCAGCATACCCGCCCCGAACAATTTTTATCTCGTCGGTCGCCCGGACGACCAACTGACAGAAGGTGCCCTGGCCTTGAAAAACTGGTTGCTGGATGAATTGTCCGGGAGTTCGGTTTAG
- a CDS encoding aromatic ring-hydroxylating dioxygenase subunit alpha, protein MNKHSRLSSVLTPVNTAKGLPNEHYVDPAVFAEERDAVLFANWSGIGFGKDIPEAGDAYPIDFLGTPLLMVRDRDGQIGVFQNTCRHRGMILVDKPQKIRGAIRCPYHSWCYGLNGELRTAPHVGGPGRNTHEDLDFAELGLIRIRSYVWRDVIFVNVDGNAPEFEEVHGELMERWKDFDQPMYHGGAGASVRLELESNWKLAVENFCESYHLPWVHPGLNSYSRLEDHYNINELGKYSGQGTYVYRQFEGQNGEKLDDFQNLSEQWHEGAEYIVVYPNTLLGVQRDHGFAFIIDPITHERSNERIELYYTKKPEDAPEHEALRAKNAQLWKTVFEEDVFVVEGMQKGRHGVKFDGGRFSPAMDGPTHCFHHWVATQIEQAREEA, encoded by the coding sequence ATGAACAAGCATTCAAGGCTTTCGTCTGTTCTGACCCCGGTAAACACCGCCAAGGGTCTGCCGAACGAGCATTATGTCGATCCCGCTGTCTTCGCCGAGGAACGGGATGCGGTCCTGTTTGCGAACTGGTCGGGCATAGGTTTCGGCAAGGACATTCCCGAAGCGGGTGATGCCTATCCGATCGACTTTCTTGGCACGCCGCTTCTGATGGTGCGCGACCGTGACGGACAGATCGGTGTTTTCCAGAACACCTGTCGTCATCGCGGAATGATTTTGGTCGACAAGCCGCAGAAAATCCGTGGCGCGATCCGTTGCCCCTATCACAGCTGGTGCTATGGCCTGAATGGCGAGTTGCGCACTGCGCCGCATGTCGGCGGCCCCGGACGGAACACGCATGAAGATCTGGACTTCGCCGAACTGGGCCTGATCCGCATTCGTTCTTATGTCTGGCGTGACGTTATCTTCGTCAATGTGGATGGCAACGCCCCGGAATTCGAAGAGGTCCATGGCGAGTTGATGGAACGCTGGAAAGATTTCGATCAGCCGATGTATCATGGCGGTGCCGGCGCGTCTGTCCGGCTGGAGCTGGAGTCGAACTGGAAACTGGCGGTCGAGAACTTCTGCGAAAGCTATCACTTGCCTTGGGTTCACCCGGGTCTTAACAGCTATTCGCGCCTGGAAGACCACTATAACATCAATGAACTGGGCAAGTATTCGGGTCAGGGCACTTATGTTTATCGTCAGTTCGAAGGTCAGAACGGCGAGAAACTGGATGACTTCCAGAACCTGAGCGAACAGTGGCACGAAGGTGCGGAATACATCGTCGTGTACCCAAATACCCTGCTGGGTGTTCAGCGCGACCATGGCTTTGCCTTCATCATCGATCCGATCACCCATGAGAGGTCGAATGAGAGGATAGAGCTGTACTACACCAAAAAACCGGAAGACGCACCCGAGCACGAAGCGTTGCGCGCAAAGAACGCGCAGCTTTGGAAAACCGTTTTCGAAGAGGATGTGTTCGTGGTTGAGGGCATGCAGAAAGGCCGTCATGGTGTCAAATTCGACGGCGGCCGCTTCTCGCCTGCGATGGATGGTCCAACGCATTGTTTTCACCACTGGGTGGCAACGCAGATCGAACAGGCCCGCGAAGAGGCATAG
- a CDS encoding GlxA family transcriptional regulator, with translation MTHFTFLCLEDFPVAALSMAIDPLRVANEISRRDGLGWTVVSEDGQPVMSSSRLSFNPDKALSEVDETDVVLVFAGASTRFRDRKASGGALRRLLSHGVRIGSVSGSLFALAEERFFDGYSCSAHFCYTAALKEQFDRVTLCDTLYTIDRNRMSFAGTSAVFEFMLGVISDEVSDAVAVETACWFQYATLRDAGTLQVLPGYSKDQTRNGLPRPVRRAIELFANNIENKISIEQVSKLVGMSMRQLERHFKKETGISPGGYYRRLRLDAARQKLLYTDQSLQEIALSVGYDSASSFSSNYRREFGLPPTQERKERSRGARHAALSFGQRPSKGFDHLGQHLVN, from the coding sequence ATGACTCATTTCACATTTCTATGCCTTGAAGACTTCCCGGTTGCTGCCCTGTCCATGGCCATCGACCCGTTACGCGTGGCCAATGAGATCAGCCGCAGGGATGGTCTTGGCTGGACCGTCGTATCAGAAGATGGGCAACCGGTCATGTCCAGCTCACGCCTCAGCTTCAATCCCGACAAGGCATTGTCCGAGGTGGATGAGACAGATGTGGTATTGGTCTTTGCCGGGGCGTCAACCCGGTTCAGGGATCGCAAGGCGTCAGGGGGAGCGCTGCGACGGCTTTTGTCCCATGGCGTGCGGATCGGTTCCGTCAGCGGTTCACTTTTTGCGCTGGCGGAAGAGAGGTTCTTCGATGGTTACAGCTGTAGCGCGCATTTCTGCTATACCGCTGCTTTGAAAGAACAATTTGACAGAGTGACCCTGTGTGACACGCTCTATACCATAGATCGCAACCGAATGTCGTTTGCCGGAACTTCGGCGGTGTTTGAATTTATGCTGGGCGTAATTTCGGATGAGGTATCCGATGCGGTTGCCGTCGAAACGGCCTGCTGGTTTCAATACGCGACTTTGCGTGATGCAGGTACTTTGCAGGTTCTGCCGGGGTATAGCAAAGATCAAACCCGGAATGGCCTGCCACGCCCGGTTCGGCGGGCCATCGAGTTGTTTGCAAACAATATCGAAAACAAGATCTCAATCGAGCAGGTCTCGAAACTCGTTGGTATGTCCATGCGGCAATTGGAACGGCATTTCAAAAAAGAAACCGGAATCAGCCCCGGTGGGTATTATCGCAGATTGCGGCTGGATGCGGCGCGGCAGAAGCTGCTTTATACCGACCAGTCCCTGCAGGAAATCGCGCTGTCGGTCGGGTATGACAGCGCCAGTTCATTCTCAAGCAATTACCGGCGGGAATTCGGCCTGCCTCCAACACAAGAGCGCAAGGAAAGAAGCCGCGGTGCAAGACACGCGGCCTTGTCCTTCGGTCAACGTCCGTCAAAGGGCTTTGACCACCTCGGTCAGCATTTGGTGAACTGA
- a CDS encoding sarcosine oxidase subunit gamma, translated as MRDFVAKTAIGGTEPKRDVVGPLTFQEREDVALASVSARLGQEEAVKARLQTVCGVPAPDAGQWEQGETSSLHWLGPDQYLCEETYTGPLELARRMAVEFAGIASVTDQSDVFTRIDMTGQGAIDLLQRLTVLDVEQMQAGAFNRTAIHHVGCLLRCNEAGTDFSIYAPRSYAISVHQMLTEVVKAL; from the coding sequence GTGCGTGATTTTGTTGCCAAGACCGCCATTGGCGGCACCGAACCAAAACGGGACGTGGTCGGACCTCTGACCTTTCAGGAACGAGAGGATGTGGCACTGGCATCCGTTTCGGCAAGACTGGGACAAGAAGAGGCTGTGAAGGCCAGGCTTCAAACCGTTTGTGGAGTCCCGGCGCCTGACGCGGGGCAATGGGAACAGGGCGAAACCAGCAGTCTGCACTGGTTGGGCCCGGATCAGTACCTGTGCGAAGAAACATACACAGGCCCATTGGAGCTGGCCCGGAGGATGGCGGTCGAGTTCGCTGGCATAGCGTCCGTGACCGATCAGTCGGACGTGTTTACACGCATCGATATGACCGGGCAGGGTGCCATCGACCTACTGCAACGCTTGACGGTTCTGGATGTCGAGCAGATGCAGGCCGGAGCCTTCAACCGCACTGCAATCCATCATGTGGGATGCCTGTTGCGCTGTAATGAGGCAGGAACGGATTTCTCGATCTACGCGCCACGCAGCTACGCGATTTCAGTTCACCAAATGCTGACCGAGGTGGTCAAAGCCCTTTGA
- a CDS encoding sarcosine oxidase subunit alpha family protein: MTQNNRLQGGLIDRSKKLRFTFDGRSYEGYQGDTLASALLANDVRLVGRSFKYHRPRGVLASGSEEPNALVELRTGNRQEPNTRATTIELFDGLEATSQNRWPSLAFDALSINDRFSPFLTAGFYYKTFMWPKAFWEKLYEPMIRKAAGLGNLTKEADPDIYDKGYLHCDVLVIGAGPSGLIAALTAARSGARVILADEDSRMGGRLLSDCDRFEGISNADWVAQTLGELASMDNVRLLTRTTVFGTYDHGIYGALERVSDHLAVPEAGKPRQILWRIYAKHSVLCAGSTERPIAFENNDRPGIMLAGAMRAYANRWAVTPGKRVAIFTNNDEGHRAAQDLIKAGIKVVAVIDPRRDAPRIAECELLAGAQVIGAQGRLGLKSITVQMADGQTRPIEVSGLGVSGGWNPNVQLTCHQRGRPQWFEPLAAFIPPAELPKGMVVAGAAAGNLTSHGAIASGTNAALAALDGLGITACPVDLPEAEDDAIRITPFWNVPGKGRAWLDFQNDVTVKDVKLAEQEGFRSVEHLKRYTTLGMATDQGKTANVGALAVMAEITGKSIPETGTTIFRPPYTPVAMGAWVGRSVGKEFKPTRLTPSHQWAEEQGAVFVEVGPWMRAQWFPKAGETHWRESVDREVLAVRSGVGVCDVTTLGKIDVQGADAAEFLNKIYCNGFAKLPVGKTRYGLMLREDGIAMDDGTAARLAEDHFVVTTTTANAVAVYRHMEFVHQCLFPDLDVQMISTTDAWAQFAIAGPKSRELVHKVVDDGIDVSNEGFSFMACREVTIAGGIPARLFRISFSGELAYELAVPTRYGDALIRHLMALGEPLGVTPYGTEALGVLRIEKGHATGNELNGTTSAHNLGMGRMVSTKKDSIGATLSGREALSDPDGLALVGIQPVRNADTVLAGGHVFDDGAPHLPENDLGYVTSAAYSPHLSSSIGLAFVKRGAQRLGDTVQIVSPVDDTNIKATLVSAHFVDPEGERLRA, from the coding sequence ATGACCCAGAACAATCGTTTGCAGGGCGGTCTGATCGACCGGTCCAAAAAGCTGCGCTTTACCTTCGATGGCAGATCCTACGAAGGTTATCAGGGCGACACGCTGGCCTCGGCTCTGCTGGCCAATGACGTACGGTTGGTTGGCCGCTCGTTCAAATACCACCGCCCACGCGGTGTGCTGGCCTCGGGCTCGGAAGAACCCAACGCGCTGGTTGAGCTGCGCACAGGCAACCGACAGGAACCGAACACACGCGCGACCACAATTGAATTGTTCGACGGGCTCGAGGCGACATCGCAGAACCGCTGGCCCTCGCTCGCCTTCGACGCGCTGTCAATCAATGACCGGTTCTCACCGTTTTTGACGGCGGGTTTCTATTACAAGACCTTCATGTGGCCCAAGGCGTTCTGGGAAAAGCTCTATGAGCCGATGATCCGCAAGGCGGCCGGTCTGGGCAACCTGACGAAAGAAGCTGACCCGGACATCTATGACAAAGGCTATTTGCATTGCGACGTACTGGTTATCGGAGCCGGTCCTTCTGGCCTGATCGCAGCCTTGACGGCGGCGCGGTCTGGCGCGCGGGTCATTCTGGCCGACGAGGACAGCCGGATGGGTGGGCGTCTGTTGTCTGACTGTGACCGGTTCGAGGGCATTTCGAATGCGGATTGGGTCGCGCAGACACTGGGAGAGCTGGCGTCGATGGACAATGTGCGCCTTCTGACGCGCACCACTGTGTTCGGCACCTATGATCACGGCATTTATGGCGCGCTTGAGCGGGTCTCGGATCACCTTGCAGTGCCCGAAGCGGGGAAACCACGCCAGATTCTGTGGCGCATTTACGCGAAGCACTCGGTGCTTTGTGCCGGCTCTACCGAACGTCCGATTGCTTTCGAAAACAACGACCGACCGGGCATAATGCTGGCGGGCGCGATGCGGGCCTATGCAAACCGCTGGGCTGTGACACCGGGCAAGCGCGTGGCGATCTTCACCAACAACGATGAAGGACACCGCGCCGCGCAGGATCTGATCAAAGCCGGGATCAAGGTTGTCGCTGTTATCGACCCGCGCCGCGATGCTCCGCGCATCGCCGAATGTGAATTGCTGGCGGGTGCGCAAGTCATCGGCGCGCAGGGGCGTCTGGGGCTGAAATCGATCACCGTGCAGATGGCCGATGGTCAGACCCGCCCGATTGAAGTCAGCGGTCTGGGCGTTTCGGGTGGATGGAACCCGAATGTGCAACTGACATGCCACCAACGCGGTCGCCCGCAATGGTTCGAACCGCTTGCAGCCTTCATCCCGCCGGCCGAGTTGCCGAAGGGTATGGTTGTCGCCGGTGCCGCCGCTGGCAACCTGACCAGCCACGGGGCGATCGCCTCGGGCACCAATGCGGCACTTGCGGCGCTGGACGGATTGGGGATCACGGCCTGCCCGGTCGACCTGCCGGAAGCTGAGGATGATGCGATCCGTATCACCCCGTTCTGGAACGTGCCCGGCAAAGGCCGCGCCTGGCTGGATTTCCAGAATGACGTGACCGTAAAGGACGTCAAACTGGCCGAACAGGAAGGGTTTCGCAGTGTCGAGCATCTGAAACGCTATACAACTCTTGGCATGGCGACCGATCAGGGCAAAACCGCGAATGTCGGCGCGCTGGCCGTGATGGCCGAGATCACTGGCAAGAGCATTCCCGAAACCGGCACAACCATCTTCCGGCCACCTTACACGCCTGTGGCGATGGGCGCCTGGGTCGGGCGCTCGGTCGGGAAAGAGTTCAAACCTACGCGACTGACGCCCAGCCACCAATGGGCTGAAGAACAGGGCGCGGTATTCGTCGAGGTGGGCCCCTGGATGCGCGCGCAATGGTTCCCCAAGGCTGGTGAGACGCATTGGCGCGAATCCGTGGATCGCGAGGTTCTGGCCGTACGCAGCGGTGTCGGCGTCTGCGACGTGACCACGCTGGGCAAAATCGACGTACAGGGCGCGGATGCCGCGGAATTCCTCAACAAGATCTATTGCAACGGCTTCGCCAAACTGCCGGTGGGCAAAACCCGCTATGGCCTGATGCTGCGCGAAGACGGCATAGCCATGGATGACGGCACCGCCGCCCGCCTGGCCGAGGATCACTTTGTGGTCACTACGACAACCGCCAACGCTGTGGCCGTCTATCGCCACATGGAATTCGTGCATCAATGTCTGTTCCCGGACTTGGATGTGCAGATGATCTCGACCACCGACGCTTGGGCGCAATTTGCCATAGCGGGCCCGAAATCACGCGAGTTGGTGCACAAGGTTGTCGATGATGGTATTGACGTCAGCAACGAAGGCTTCTCGTTCATGGCGTGTCGAGAGGTGACCATTGCCGGGGGTATCCCGGCGCGGTTGTTCCGCATCTCGTTCTCGGGCGAACTGGCCTATGAACTGGCTGTGCCAACCCGGTACGGTGACGCGCTGATACGACATTTGATGGCGCTTGGAGAACCCTTGGGCGTAACCCCGTATGGCACCGAAGCGCTTGGCGTTCTGCGGATTGAAAAGGGGCACGCCACCGGAAACGAACTGAACGGAACCACCAGCGCCCACAATCTAGGCATGGGGCGCATGGTCTCAACCAAGAAGGACAGTATCGGTGCGACCCTCAGCGGGCGAGAGGCTCTTTCAGACCCGGATGGTCTGGCTTTGGTCGGCATCCAGCCGGTCAGAAACGCCGATACCGTGCTGGCAGGCGGCCATGTGTTTGACGACGGTGCGCCACACCTGCCGGAAAATGATTTGGGCTATGTCACTTCGGCTGCCTATTCGCCGCACCTGTCCAGCAGCATCGGCCTGGCCTTTGTAAAACGCGGGGCGCAGCGATTGGGCGACACCGTGCAGATTGTCAGCCCGGTGGATGACACCAACATCAAAGCGACGCTTGTCAGCGCGCATTTCGTTGACCCCGAAGGAGAACGGCTCCGTGCGTGA
- a CDS encoding sarcosine oxidase subunit delta: protein MIINHPLLGPRDASEFTYLGDASLINRPDWQSDSAAAEFHDYLYLRDNPAGTHRELWFHEQGDRSWLVVTRNTLTHEILATELARDVARKTGRGK from the coding sequence ATGATCATAAATCATCCATTGCTTGGCCCGCGAGACGCATCCGAATTCACCTATCTGGGTGACGCGAGCCTGATCAATCGGCCCGACTGGCAATCAGACTCGGCTGCCGCAGAGTTTCACGACTATCTCTACCTGCGCGACAACCCCGCAGGAACCCATCGTGAGTTGTGGTTTCACGAGCAGGGCGACCGCTCGTGGCTTGTTGTGACACGCAACACGCTGACCCATGAAATTCTGGCAACAGAACTGGCGCGGGATGTAGCCCGCAAGACGGGGCGGGGAAAATGA
- a CDS encoding sarcosine oxidase subunit beta family protein, with product MRYSALAIMRQVLNGHRGWTPAWRDPEPQSSYDFIVIGGGGHGLATAYYLAKEHNAARVAVLEKGWIGGGNVGRNTTIIRANYLLEGNQPFYELSLKLWENLEQDLNYNAMVSQRGILNLCHTDAQRDAYRRRGNAMMFTGSGAELLDTDGVRAMYPFLNFDDARFPIKGGLLHRRGGTARHDGVAWGYARAADQRGVDIIQNCEVTGFRIENGKLLGVETTRGYIGAKKVGVAVAGSSGRVMAQAGMRLPIESHVLQAFVTEGLKPVLDGVITYGAGHFYVSQSDKGGLVFGGDIDGYNTYAQRGNLPVVEDVAEGGMSLMPMIGRARLLRMWGGVMDMSMDGSPFIDHTEIDGLYFNGGWCYGGFKATPASGFCFAHLMATDRPHEVATAYRLDRFKTGRMIDEKGVGAQPNLH from the coding sequence ATGCGGTATTCGGCACTCGCGATCATGCGGCAGGTTTTGAACGGGCACCGGGGCTGGACACCGGCATGGCGCGATCCCGAACCTCAATCAAGCTATGACTTCATCGTGATTGGCGGCGGCGGTCATGGCCTTGCTACGGCATACTATCTGGCCAAGGAACACAACGCCGCAAGAGTGGCCGTTCTGGAAAAAGGCTGGATCGGCGGCGGTAACGTGGGGCGGAACACGACGATCATTCGCGCCAATTACCTGTTGGAGGGCAACCAGCCTTTCTATGAACTGTCGCTGAAACTGTGGGAGAACCTGGAGCAGGACCTGAACTACAATGCGATGGTCAGCCAGCGCGGTATTCTGAACCTTTGTCACACGGATGCGCAGCGTGACGCGTATCGCCGCCGTGGCAATGCAATGATGTTCACCGGTTCTGGGGCCGAACTTCTGGATACGGACGGCGTTCGCGCGATGTATCCGTTCCTGAACTTTGACGATGCGCGCTTTCCGATCAAGGGCGGTCTTTTGCACCGTCGTGGCGGCACGGCGCGTCATGACGGTGTGGCCTGGGGCTATGCCCGTGCCGCGGATCAACGGGGTGTCGACATCATCCAGAATTGCGAAGTCACCGGGTTCCGCATCGAAAACGGAAAACTGCTGGGTGTTGAAACCACACGGGGATATATCGGCGCCAAGAAGGTGGGCGTGGCGGTGGCCGGTTCTTCCGGCCGCGTGATGGCTCAGGCGGGAATGCGTCTGCCGATCGAAAGCCACGTGCTACAGGCCTTTGTGACCGAAGGGCTGAAACCGGTTCTTGACGGGGTGATAACTTATGGCGCCGGACATTTCTATGTCAGCCAATCGGACAAGGGCGGGCTGGTCTTTGGTGGCGATATCGATGGCTATAACACCTACGCCCAACGCGGCAACCTGCCTGTGGTTGAGGATGTGGCCGAAGGTGGCATGTCCCTGATGCCGATGATTGGCCGCGCGCGCCTGCTGCGGATGTGGGGCGGTGTGATGGATATGTCGATGGATGGCTCGCCGTTCATAGATCACACCGAAATTGACGGGCTCTATTTCAATGGTGGCTGGTGCTACGGCGGTTTCAAGGCAACGCCAGCATCTGGTTTTTGTTTCGCGCATCTTATGGCCACCGACCGACCGCATGAAGTTGCAACTGCCTATCGTCTGGACCGGTTCAAAACCGGACGGATGATTGACGAAAAAGGCGTGGGCGCACAGCCCAACCTGCACTGA